A stretch of Coccidioides posadasii str. Silveira chromosome 2, complete sequence DNA encodes these proteins:
- the CAR1 gene encoding Arginase, catabolizes arginine to ornithine and urea (EggNog:ENOG410PFFU~COG:E~BUSCO:9664at33183): MTSPSTIKQKFIAKGHQLGVVAVGFSDGQPNQGVDPSGLIEAGLLDQLRDDLEYDIRHDGQVHTYAEFVPEHDPNHRGMKKPRTVSAATQQLSRQVYEHAREGRLVLTLGGDHSIAIGTISGTAKAIRERLGREMAVIWVDAHADINRPEDSDSGNIHGMPLAFLTGLAKDDNEDMFGWLQPDNLISPRKLVYIGLRDVDRAEKRLLREHGIKAFSMHDIDKYGIGRVVEMALAHIGQDTPIHLSFDVDALDPQWAPSTGTPVRGGLTLREGDFIAESIHETGSLVAMDLVEVNPTLETLGASETIRAGCSLVRSALGDTLL, from the exons ATGACATCTCCAAGCACCATTAAGCAGAAATTCATAGCAAAGGGACACCAGCTCGGCGTCGTGGCCGTTGGTTTCTCGGATGGCCAG CCCAACCAAGGCGTCGATCCCTCCGGCCTCATCGAAGCCGGACTTCTTGACCAGCTCCGCGATGATCTAGAATACGACATTCGCCATGACGGCCAGGTACACACATACGCCGAATTCGTGCCTGAACACGATCCGAACCACCGGGGCATGAAAAAGCCTCGAACCGTGAGTGCCGCCACCCAACAGCTAAGCAGGCAGGTCTACGAGCACGCACGCGAGGGCAGACTAGTGCTTACCCTCGGCGGAGACCACTCCATCGCCATCGGTACCATCTCTGGAACCGCGAAGGCGATCCGGGAACGGTTGGGACGCGAGATGGCTGTGATCTGGGTGGATGCACATGCGGATATTAACAGGCCAGAGGACAGCGACAGTGGGAACATCCACGGCATGCCTCTTGCGTTTTTGACCGGATTGGCAAAGGATGACAACGAAGATATGTTTGGCTGGTTGCAGCCGGATAATCTGATCAGCCCTAGGAAATTGGTATATATCGGACTAAGAGATGTGGATCGCGCAGAGAAGAGACTGCTGAGGGAGCATGGTATCAAGGCCTTTAGCATGCATGACATCGACAA GTATGGTATTGGCCGTGTGGTGGAGATGGCCCTTGCGCATATTGGTCAAGATACGCCCATCCATCTCTCCTTTGACGTGGATGCTCTTGACCCACAGTGGGCTCCCAGCACCGGAACTCCCGTCCGAGGAGGTTTGACGCTCCGTGAAGGTGACTTTATTGCCGAATCCATCCACGAAACCGGCAGTCTAGTGGCGATGGACTTGGTAGAGGTCAACCCAACCCTCGAGACATTGGGAGCGAGCGAGACAATCCGTGCTGGATGCTCGTTGGTTCGAAGTGCACTGGGAGACACCCTTCTGTAA
- a CDS encoding uncharacterized protein (EggNog:ENOG410PPT9~COG:S~TransMembrane:4 (i23-45o57-82i89-112o154-174i)~BUSCO:14495at33183): MAHSEYTATTAYTRKFHWPEIQLNIWILIVLTGSATCLGIFSWFMVVQAQMELVAPWVFPFMVAISALAIIFIGLILVLAFQAKLIPEIIILGSFVNFVLWLTGLIGTSIQLYGSIANVNSNCQNYVEAMEFRGASINTLAWLTQINICNCWKAAFSFQLVNTVFFIWMLFMALQVRRGES, from the exons ATGGCCCACTCCGAGTATACAGCGACGACGGCTTACACTCGAAAGTTCCACTGGCCAGAGATACAGCTGAACATATGGATCCTCATTGTGCTCACCGGGTCGGCAACATGCCTTGGGATATTCAGCTGGTTTATGGTCGTGCAGGCACAGATGGAGCTGGTTGCGCCATG GGTCTTCCCATTCATGGTTGCAATATCGGCTCTGGCAATCATCTTCATCGGTCTAATACTCGTACTCGCGTTCCAGGCTAAATTAATACCCGAAATAATAATCCTTGGATCGTTTGTCAACTTTGTGCTATGGCTGACAGGCCTAATCGGTACCTCGATCCAGCTTTACGGCTCCATCGCGAATGTCAACTCTAATTGCCAGAATTACGTTGAAGCAATGGAGTTCCGGGGAGCCAGTATCAACACCTTGGCATGGCTAACCCAGATAAATATCT GCAATTGCTGGAAGGCGGCCTTTTCGTTCCAGCTTGTCAACACAGTATTTTTCATCTGGATGCTCTTCATGGCTCTCCAAGTCCGCCGAGGCGAATCCTGA